One Paraburkholderia agricolaris DNA segment encodes these proteins:
- a CDS encoding acetaldehyde dehydrogenase (acetylating) — MSKIKCALIGPGNIGTDLLYKLRRSAVLEPVWMVGVDPDSDGLARAREMGLKTTADGIDGLLPHLAADDIRIAFDATSAYVHREHSDKLTARGVRVIDLTPAAIGPFCVPPVNLAAQIDQQAMNVNMVTCGGQATIPMVYAVSRVQRVVYGEIVATVSSRSVGPGTRKNIDEFTRTTSLAIEQIGGAAVGKAIIVINPAEPPLIMRDTIHCLTETDPDVEAITASVHAMIDEVRQYVPGYTLKNGPVFDGRRVSVFMEVEGLGDYLPKYAGNLDIMTAAAARTAEVFAQQMLAASPATA, encoded by the coding sequence ATGAGCAAGATCAAATGCGCGTTGATCGGGCCCGGCAATATCGGCACCGATCTGCTGTACAAACTGCGCCGCAGCGCGGTACTTGAACCCGTGTGGATGGTCGGTGTCGACCCGGATTCCGACGGCCTCGCACGGGCCCGCGAGATGGGTTTGAAAACGACGGCCGACGGCATTGACGGCCTGCTGCCCCATCTGGCCGCCGACGATATTCGTATCGCCTTCGACGCCACCTCCGCGTATGTCCACCGCGAGCATTCCGACAAGCTGACCGCGCGCGGTGTGCGCGTGATCGACCTGACACCTGCCGCGATCGGCCCATTCTGCGTGCCGCCGGTCAACCTCGCCGCGCAGATCGACCAGCAGGCCATGAATGTCAACATGGTCACCTGCGGCGGCCAGGCGACGATTCCGATGGTATACGCCGTTTCACGCGTACAGCGCGTGGTGTATGGCGAGATCGTCGCGACCGTGTCGTCCCGTTCAGTCGGCCCCGGCACGCGCAAGAACATCGACGAGTTCACCCGCACCACTTCGCTCGCGATCGAACAGATCGGCGGCGCTGCGGTAGGCAAGGCGATCATCGTGATCAATCCGGCCGAGCCGCCGCTGATTATGCGCGACACGATCCATTGCCTGACCGAGACCGATCCGGACGTCGAGGCGATCACGGCTTCCGTGCACGCGATGATCGACGAAGTACGCCAGTACGTACCCGGCTACACGTTAAAAAACGGCCCTGTGTTCGACGGCCGCCGCGTGTCTGTGTTCATGGAGGTCGAAGGTCTCGGCGACTATCTGCCGAAATATGCCGGCAATCTCGACATCATGACCGCGGCCGCCGCGCGTACTGCGGAAGTCTTTGCCCAACAGATGCTTGCTGCATCCCCTGCCACTGCGTAA
- the dmpG gene encoding 4-hydroxy-2-oxovalerate aldolase, translating into MSLAGTRITVHDMTLRDGMHPKRHQISLDQMRSIARGLDAAGVPLIEVTHGDGLGGASVNYGFPAHTDEAYLSAVIEELKQARVSALLIPGIGTVEHLRMAHGLGVHTIRVATHCTEADVSEQHIGLARKLEMDTVGFLMMAHMSPPEQLVKQAKLMESYGANCIYITDSAGYMLPDDVTARIGLVRAALKPETELGFHGHHNLAMGVANSIAAIAAGANRIDAAAAGLGAGAGNTPMEVFIAVCERMGIETGVDVFGISDVAEDLVVPIMDAPIRIDRDALTLGYAGVYSSFLLFAKRAEAKYRVPARDILVEMGRRRLVGGQEDMIEDTALTLARERKVLV; encoded by the coding sequence ATGTCATTAGCAGGAACCCGCATTACCGTCCACGACATGACGTTGCGCGACGGCATGCACCCCAAGCGTCACCAGATTTCACTCGACCAGATGCGCTCGATCGCGCGCGGTCTCGACGCCGCCGGCGTACCGCTCATCGAAGTCACACACGGCGACGGCCTGGGTGGCGCATCGGTCAACTACGGATTTCCGGCGCATACCGACGAAGCCTATTTAAGCGCCGTGATTGAAGAACTAAAACAGGCCCGGGTGTCTGCGCTGTTGATACCGGGCATCGGCACGGTTGAGCATTTGCGCATGGCGCACGGGCTTGGCGTGCACACGATTCGTGTGGCGACGCATTGCACGGAAGCGGACGTGTCCGAGCAGCACATAGGTCTTGCCCGCAAGCTGGAGATGGACACGGTGGGCTTTTTGATGATGGCGCACATGTCGCCGCCCGAGCAGCTCGTCAAGCAGGCGAAGTTGATGGAATCGTACGGTGCGAACTGCATCTACATTACCGACTCGGCCGGTTATATGTTGCCTGACGATGTGACTGCGCGCATTGGGTTGGTTCGTGCTGCGTTGAAACCTGAGACGGAGTTGGGGTTTCATGGTCATCACAATCTTGCGATGGGGGTTGCGAATTCGATTGCGGCTATTGCTGCGGGGGCCAATCGTATCGACGCGGCGGCTGCGGGGCTTGGCGCTGGTGCCGGCAATACGCCGATGGAAGTGTTTATTGCTGTGTGCGAGCGGATGGGGATTGAGACGGGTGTCGATGTGTTTGGAATTTCTGATGTTGCCGAGGATCTTGTCGTGCCGATTATGGATGCACCGATCCGGATCGATCGCGATGCGTTGACGCTTGGGTATGCGGGAGTTTATTCGTCGTTTTTGCTGTTTGCCAAGCGGGCTGAAGCGAAGTATCGGGTTCCGGCACGGGATATTCTTGTTGAAATGGGGAGGAGGCGGTTGGTCGGTGGGCAGGAGGATATGATTGAAGATACGGCGCTGACGCTTGCTCGGGAGAGGAAGGTTTTGGTGTAA
- a CDS encoding IS110 family transposase, with amino-acid sequence MNQSSSVYIGIDVSGSALDIAIHDTTEHFRVDNEPVAIEQLVQRLIALSPTLIVMEATGKLELAVLRALCEAGLPAVAVNPRQVRDFARATGSRAKTDRIDAFAIAHFAAVLKPVVRPLTDVQTEQLQALLLRRAQLIDMLVAEKARLERAHAAARDSLNEHIKWLKQQIKLADNDIDSFLRSSPAWRQKEDLLRSVPGIGPGAAATLIAFMPQLGSLNRREIAALTGVAPFNSDSGRHIGKRRIQGGRAVVRRALYMACVPALRFNPTIRAFYDRLRKAGKPFKVAITACIRKLVVTLNAMVRNATPWSSPTN; translated from the coding sequence ATGAATCAATCTTCTTCCGTTTATATCGGCATCGACGTCAGCGGCAGCGCGCTCGATATTGCCATTCACGACACCACCGAACATTTCCGTGTCGACAATGAGCCGGTCGCTATCGAACAGCTGGTGCAACGTCTGATCGCGTTGAGCCCCACACTGATCGTCATGGAGGCCACCGGCAAGCTTGAACTCGCTGTGCTCAGGGCCCTCTGCGAGGCCGGCTTGCCCGCCGTCGCGGTCAATCCCCGGCAGGTACGCGACTTCGCCCGCGCAACCGGCTCGCGTGCCAAAACCGATCGCATCGACGCCTTCGCCATCGCCCATTTCGCCGCGGTCCTCAAGCCCGTCGTGCGCCCGCTCACCGATGTGCAGACCGAGCAGTTGCAGGCCCTGCTGCTGCGCCGTGCCCAGCTCATCGATATGCTCGTGGCAGAGAAAGCACGGCTTGAGCGCGCCCATGCCGCTGCACGGGACAGTCTGAACGAGCACATCAAATGGCTCAAGCAGCAGATCAAGCTCGCTGACAACGACATCGATTCATTCCTGCGCTCCTCGCCCGCGTGGCGCCAGAAGGAAGACCTGCTGCGCTCCGTGCCAGGCATCGGTCCCGGCGCCGCCGCGACGCTGATCGCTTTTATGCCCCAACTTGGCTCGCTGAACCGCCGGGAGATCGCTGCGCTCACCGGCGTCGCTCCCTTCAATAGCGACAGCGGCAGGCACATCGGCAAACGCCGCATTCAGGGTGGGCGCGCCGTCGTGCGGCGAGCGCTCTATATGGCCTGCGTGCCGGCGCTGCGTTTTAACCCGACCATCCGGGCTTTCTATGACCGGCTACGCAAGGCCGGCAAACCGTTCAAGGTTGCTATCACGGCCTGCATCCGCAAGCTCGTCGTCACGCTCAATGCGATGGTCCGTAACGCCACGCCCTGGAGTTCGCCGACTAACTGA
- a CDS encoding DUF1302 domain-containing protein: MQINGTQARAPAMRAMCAACRLAVLAAASAATMTTFATPAYAGDTVNLGADTTLDYTFTLGYGLGMRTRSPSGNLLTPANINGDDGDRNFAKNKLIENQVSLLGEVNLKHDDWGVFVRANVFYDQAYQHPNSNNAPYTVNHSGAYNQFTSDASYFAGGYPQLLAAYAYDTIHLGNTSLNVKVGDQVVAWGESVFFPNIAGAQGPSNATASYVAGAEVKDILLPVPQISTQWQLAPNFSLLGYYQFAFEPNKLVPPGGYWSYSDVVGPGAQYIIGPGGMQIPRGNDIRPNGDDQWGVGARWRVFGDTELGAYYLHYNDMNPSVVTTYFPTLQYQEKYFDHIKLTGLSFSTDLNGVNVAGETSYRQGAAVLVNTPTGAQATRGDVWQSNLSAIYSIGPTFLAASQTLVGEISYVHAGNITPVMGSTTLTNTRNSAAFEVAWTLSYKNVFSGWDVDVPITYADDFTGQSALNGALGSLTGVGDHRVTVGVNFTRLSNLKLGIVYAKFLGTPDPNNRPLADRDYVLATATYSF, translated from the coding sequence ATGCAGATCAACGGAACACAGGCGCGCGCACCAGCAATGCGCGCAATGTGCGCGGCATGCAGACTCGCCGTGCTGGCAGCGGCGTCGGCGGCAACCATGACGACCTTCGCCACTCCCGCCTACGCGGGCGACACCGTCAATCTCGGCGCGGACACCACGCTCGACTACACCTTCACGCTCGGCTACGGCCTCGGAATGCGCACCCGCTCGCCGAGTGGCAATCTGCTCACGCCGGCGAACATCAACGGTGACGACGGCGACCGCAACTTCGCGAAGAACAAGCTGATCGAGAACCAGGTGAGCCTGCTGGGCGAGGTGAACCTCAAGCACGACGACTGGGGGGTCTTCGTGCGGGCCAATGTGTTCTACGATCAGGCTTACCAGCACCCGAACAGCAACAACGCACCCTACACCGTCAACCACAGCGGCGCGTACAACCAGTTCACCAGCGACGCAAGCTACTTTGCCGGCGGCTATCCGCAGTTGCTCGCGGCCTATGCGTACGACACCATCCACCTCGGCAACACGAGTCTGAACGTCAAGGTCGGCGATCAGGTCGTCGCATGGGGCGAGAGCGTGTTCTTTCCGAACATCGCGGGCGCCCAGGGGCCTTCCAATGCCACCGCGTCGTATGTGGCCGGTGCGGAGGTCAAAGATATCCTGCTGCCGGTGCCGCAGATCTCGACGCAATGGCAACTCGCGCCGAACTTCAGCCTGCTCGGCTACTACCAGTTCGCGTTCGAGCCTAACAAGCTGGTGCCGCCCGGCGGCTACTGGAGCTACTCGGACGTCGTCGGCCCCGGCGCGCAATACATCATCGGCCCAGGCGGCATGCAGATTCCGCGCGGCAACGACATCCGCCCGAACGGCGACGATCAGTGGGGTGTGGGCGCACGCTGGCGCGTCTTCGGCGACACCGAACTCGGTGCGTACTACCTGCACTACAACGACATGAACCCGAGTGTCGTGACGACGTACTTCCCGACACTGCAGTACCAGGAAAAGTACTTCGACCACATCAAGCTCACCGGCCTGAGCTTCTCGACCGATCTGAACGGCGTGAACGTCGCGGGTGAAACGTCGTACCGCCAAGGCGCCGCGGTGCTCGTGAACACCCCCACGGGAGCTCAGGCGACGCGCGGCGACGTCTGGCAGTCGAATCTCTCGGCGATCTATTCGATCGGACCGACCTTCCTTGCCGCCTCGCAAACGCTGGTGGGCGAAATCTCGTATGTGCACGCCGGCAACATCACGCCGGTCATGGGCTCGACGACGCTCACCAACACGCGCAACTCCGCGGCCTTCGAGGTGGCATGGACGCTCAGCTACAAGAACGTCTTCAGCGGCTGGGACGTCGACGTACCCATCACCTATGCCGATGACTTCACCGGCCAATCCGCGCTAAACGGCGCGCTCGGTTCGCTGACCGGCGTGGGCGACCACCGCGTGACAGTCGGTGTGAACTTCACGCGTCTGAGCAACCTGAAACTCGGGATCGTGTACGCGAAATTCCTCGGCACGCCTGACCCGAACAATCGCCCGCTCGCCGATCGCGACTACGTGCTCGCCACCGCCACTTACTCGTTCTGA
- a CDS encoding SDR family oxidoreductase, which yields MTGFDFSGKVVLVTGGTKGIGAAIAQAFQAAGATVYICGRTPPASTAAGVPENAPRFIAADVRDIDTIDAMLARIERETGRLDVLVNNAGGAPFALAAQASPRFTEAVIRLNLLAPLHLAQRANALMQQQAEGGVLLFIGSVSGLRPSPGTAAYGAAKAGLLNAVRSLAVEWAPKVRVCAVSPSLVETEAATSGHTGSSAADGAPALASIAATIPAGRLAKPGDVASACLFLASPHAAYASGSNLILEGGGEVPAFLAATDLHKAFATHS from the coding sequence ATGACAGGGTTCGATTTCAGCGGCAAGGTGGTGCTGGTGACGGGTGGCACCAAGGGAATAGGCGCGGCCATCGCGCAGGCGTTTCAGGCGGCGGGCGCAACGGTCTACATATGCGGACGCACACCACCCGCAAGCACGGCTGCGGGCGTGCCTGAGAACGCCCCACGTTTCATCGCCGCGGACGTACGCGATATCGACACCATCGACGCCATGCTCGCGCGGATCGAACGCGAAACGGGCCGGCTCGACGTGCTCGTGAACAACGCGGGCGGTGCGCCGTTCGCGCTCGCCGCGCAGGCCTCCCCGCGCTTTACCGAAGCCGTCATCCGCCTGAACCTGCTGGCGCCGCTGCACCTCGCGCAACGAGCGAATGCGCTGATGCAGCAGCAAGCGGAAGGCGGCGTCCTGCTGTTCATCGGCAGTGTGAGCGGTTTGCGGCCCTCTCCGGGAACCGCAGCCTACGGTGCGGCGAAAGCGGGTTTGCTGAATGCAGTGCGCTCGCTCGCAGTGGAGTGGGCGCCCAAGGTTCGCGTGTGCGCGGTCAGCCCGAGTCTCGTCGAAACAGAAGCCGCCACGAGCGGCCACACGGGTTCCTCCGCGGCGGATGGCGCGCCCGCTCTCGCCAGCATCGCCGCGACGATTCCCGCCGGCCGTCTCGCGAAACCCGGCGATGTCGCATCCGCGTGCCTGTTCCTCGCCTCGCCGCACGCCGCATATGCGTCGGGCAGCAACCTGATTCTCGAAGGCGGCGGCGAAGTGCCCGCCTTTCTCGCCGCCACCGATCTGCACAAGGCGTTCGCCACTCACTCATAG
- a CDS encoding alpha/beta fold hydrolase, whose translation MNATPTESQHADAHSKSGSAPQSLQAPKGIFTEVPGGLTLHHFEAGSGAPVVFIHGSGPGASGFSNFKYNYPQFAAAGFRAIVVDLPGYGASSKPADVNYTLDFFVDALRAQLTAHGIGRATLLGNSLGGAIALQYALDYPDDVDSLIMMAPGGVEERETYFRMEGIQKMVSLFTNRQMNRLTMRQLLELLVFDRSLVTDALVEERLSVCEQQPPEVLSTMRVPNLTERLGELKCPVLGFWGTDDRFNPASGAMRFLEHCADARFVLMNRCGHWVMVEHRRYFNRECLEFLAERRAV comes from the coding sequence ATGAACGCAACGCCTACCGAGTCCCAACACGCCGACGCGCACAGTAAGTCCGGCAGCGCACCGCAATCCTTGCAGGCGCCCAAAGGGATATTCACGGAAGTCCCCGGCGGCCTGACACTGCATCACTTCGAAGCCGGCAGCGGCGCACCCGTTGTGTTCATCCACGGCAGTGGTCCTGGCGCGAGCGGCTTCAGCAACTTCAAGTACAACTACCCGCAGTTCGCCGCGGCAGGGTTCCGGGCGATCGTGGTCGATCTGCCGGGCTACGGCGCGTCGTCGAAGCCCGCGGATGTGAACTACACGCTCGATTTCTTTGTCGACGCGTTGCGCGCGCAACTCACGGCGCACGGCATTGGCCGGGCCACCTTGCTCGGCAATTCGCTCGGCGGCGCAATCGCGCTGCAATACGCGCTCGATTATCCCGACGACGTCGACAGTCTGATCATGATGGCGCCGGGCGGTGTCGAAGAGCGCGAAACCTACTTCAGGATGGAAGGCATCCAGAAGATGGTGTCGCTCTTCACGAACCGCCAGATGAACCGCCTGACGATGCGGCAGCTACTCGAACTGCTGGTGTTCGACCGCAGCCTCGTCACTGACGCACTGGTCGAAGAACGGCTGAGCGTGTGTGAACAGCAGCCGCCGGAAGTGCTGTCGACCATGCGTGTGCCGAACCTTACCGAACGGCTCGGCGAACTCAAATGCCCGGTGCTGGGTTTCTGGGGCACGGACGACCGCTTCAATCCGGCCAGCGGCGCAATGCGTTTTCTCGAACACTGCGCCGACGCGCGCTTTGTTCTGATGAATCGCTGCGGGCACTGGGTGATGGTCGAGCATCGGCGGTATTTCAATCGCGAATGCCTGGAATTTCTCGCGGAACGGCGCGCCGTTTGA
- a CDS encoding DUF1329 domain-containing protein, translated as MSRIFNPALRVCVFAAGAALAVTLGAPSFAKTSPEDLAKLEGPLTPMGAERAGNADGTIPAWSGKWFGTPPGVDYKPGQRFPDPYANEKPLFVITAQNMQQYEARLTDGEKALLKKYPDSFKIPVYPSHRDFSYGDAVYKDIRLYSPNTTMTKDQNGLKDFPPVTPFPVPKNGVEAMWNLRFASAVEGETATYDQAVVYPDGNIAWGKVQYAIYGPRSADHFDPKNPLNAKSFFRQTTMLPLSDRGTIITGYEMWDQEGSDTRRTWSYNPGTRRVRQAPEFGFDQPEGPGGFRTVDDDRLFNGSGERYDWKILGKREVYVPYDNYKLMDPSIKYTDLLTKGHENTQYMRFELHRVWVLQATLKSGYRHQYAKRVLYLDEDTWNAVAADNYDARGTLWRTNLAPTLYAYDAKSFYSTAVFYHDLISGAYYADRLSNQEPMPVLTRGSQLTEAYFSPDAIRGAGN; from the coding sequence ATGAGTCGAATTTTCAATCCCGCATTGCGTGTCTGCGTGTTCGCGGCAGGCGCCGCGCTCGCCGTCACACTGGGTGCCCCATCGTTTGCCAAAACCAGCCCGGAAGATCTCGCCAAACTCGAAGGCCCGCTCACGCCGATGGGCGCAGAGCGCGCAGGCAACGCCGACGGCACGATCCCCGCGTGGAGCGGCAAATGGTTCGGCACGCCACCGGGCGTCGACTATAAGCCGGGCCAGCGCTTCCCCGATCCGTATGCGAACGAGAAACCGCTCTTCGTGATCACCGCGCAGAACATGCAGCAGTACGAAGCGCGTCTCACCGACGGCGAAAAAGCGCTGCTCAAGAAGTATCCCGACAGCTTCAAGATCCCGGTCTACCCGAGCCATCGCGATTTCAGCTATGGCGACGCCGTGTACAAGGACATTCGCCTGTACTCGCCCAACACCACGATGACGAAAGACCAGAACGGCCTGAAGGATTTTCCGCCGGTCACGCCGTTCCCTGTGCCGAAAAACGGCGTCGAGGCGATGTGGAATCTGCGCTTCGCGTCCGCGGTCGAAGGCGAAACCGCGACCTACGACCAGGCTGTGGTCTACCCCGACGGCAATATCGCGTGGGGCAAGGTGCAGTACGCGATTTACGGACCGCGCAGCGCGGACCATTTCGATCCGAAGAATCCGTTGAACGCGAAGAGCTTCTTCCGCCAGACCACCATGCTGCCGCTCTCCGATCGCGGCACGATCATCACCGGCTACGAAATGTGGGACCAGGAAGGCTCCGACACCCGCCGCACATGGTCGTATAACCCCGGTACGCGGCGCGTACGCCAGGCGCCCGAGTTCGGCTTCGACCAGCCCGAAGGACCGGGTGGCTTTCGCACCGTCGACGACGACCGCCTCTTCAACGGTTCGGGCGAGCGTTACGACTGGAAGATCCTCGGCAAGCGCGAAGTGTATGTGCCGTACGACAACTACAAGCTGATGGACCCGTCGATCAAATACACCGATCTGCTGACCAAGGGCCATGAGAACACGCAGTACATGCGCTTCGAACTGCATCGCGTGTGGGTGTTGCAGGCTACGCTCAAGTCCGGCTATCGCCATCAATACGCGAAACGGGTGCTGTATCTCGACGAAGACACCTGGAACGCAGTCGCCGCCGACAACTACGACGCACGCGGCACGCTGTGGCGCACCAACCTCGCCCCGACGCTCTACGCGTACGACGCCAAATCGTTCTATTCGACCGCCGTGTTCTATCACGATCTGATCTCGGGTGCTTATTACGCGGACCGTCTTTCGAATCAGGAACCGATGCCGGTGCTCACACGCGGCTCGCAACTGACCGAAGCGTACTTCTCGCCGGATGCGATTCGCGGCGCGGGCAACTGA
- the dmpE gene encoding 2-oxopent-4-enoate hydratase — protein sequence MTSTLHTTLGDELYRAWRERAPIAPFSARAEGLSLADAYRVQQHFVARRIEAGETIVGKKIGVTSQAVQDMLDVRQPDFGVLLSGMHYVAGEDIPIDKLIAPRAEGEIAFYLKDDLRGPGITREAVLAATEAVGACFEIVDSRIRDWTIRIGDTVADNASCGVYVLGEERVAPHTLDLAACHMTLDKNGARAAEGLGAAALGHPADAVAWLANTLGELGVPLLAGEVVLSGSLAALIPVTRGDQLDMRIEGIGSCSVRFI from the coding sequence ATGACTTCGACACTTCACACCACCCTCGGCGACGAGCTTTACCGCGCATGGCGCGAGCGTGCGCCGATTGCGCCGTTCTCGGCGCGCGCCGAGGGTTTGTCGCTTGCCGACGCTTACCGCGTGCAGCAACACTTCGTCGCCCGCCGCATTGAAGCCGGCGAAACCATTGTCGGCAAGAAGATCGGCGTAACGAGCCAGGCCGTGCAGGACATGCTCGACGTGCGCCAGCCGGATTTCGGCGTGCTGCTTTCCGGCATGCACTATGTCGCCGGCGAGGACATCCCGATTGACAAGCTGATCGCACCGCGCGCGGAAGGCGAGATAGCGTTCTATCTGAAAGACGATCTGCGCGGTCCGGGCATCACGCGAGAAGCCGTGCTTGCGGCAACCGAAGCGGTCGGCGCGTGCTTCGAAATTGTCGATTCGCGCATCCGCGACTGGACGATTCGCATCGGCGACACGGTGGCCGACAACGCCTCATGCGGCGTCTACGTGCTTGGCGAAGAACGCGTCGCGCCACATACGCTCGATCTCGCCGCCTGCCACATGACGCTCGATAAGAACGGCGCGCGTGCCGCGGAAGGCCTCGGCGCCGCCGCGCTGGGTCACCCCGCCGATGCAGTCGCGTGGCTTGCAAACACGCTGGGCGAACTCGGTGTGCCACTCCTCGCTGGAGAAGTGGTGTTGTCGGGTTCGCTGGCGGCGTTGATTCCTGTCACCCGTGGCGACCAGTTGGACATGCGAATTGAAGGTATCGGCAGTTGTTCCGTGCGCTTCATCTGA
- a CDS encoding SDR family NAD(P)-dependent oxidoreductase, with the protein MTFPHQLFDMSGKVTAITGGARGIGAQTARTLAAAGSAIAVLDVLTEPGEKLVAEINESGGRAAFWKMDVTQEENVQRVFGEIATHFGRLDALVNNAGIEGANLPTHEMTLQQWQKVIDVNVTGVFLCTKYAIPHMLTAGGGSIVNLSSMYGLVGGPDVPAYHASKGAVRLMAKTEAMLYAAQNIRANSVHPGFIRTPLLEEAFEKLGDPEQIFAHMKTLVPLAKIGDPQDIAAGILYLVSPAGRYVTGTELVIDGGYTAR; encoded by the coding sequence ATGACATTCCCCCATCAACTGTTCGACATGAGCGGCAAGGTGACCGCCATTACCGGCGGCGCGCGCGGCATCGGTGCGCAGACTGCCCGCACCTTGGCGGCGGCAGGTTCGGCAATCGCGGTGCTCGACGTGCTGACGGAGCCGGGCGAGAAACTGGTCGCCGAGATCAACGAGTCGGGCGGCCGCGCGGCGTTCTGGAAGATGGACGTCACGCAGGAAGAGAACGTGCAGCGCGTGTTCGGCGAAATCGCCACGCACTTTGGACGGCTCGATGCGCTGGTGAACAACGCCGGGATCGAAGGGGCGAATCTGCCCACGCACGAAATGACGCTGCAGCAATGGCAGAAAGTCATCGACGTCAATGTGACGGGCGTGTTCCTCTGCACCAAGTACGCGATTCCGCACATGCTGACGGCGGGCGGCGGCTCGATCGTGAATCTGTCGTCGATGTATGGGCTGGTCGGCGGCCCGGACGTGCCGGCATACCACGCCTCGAAGGGCGCAGTGCGGCTGATGGCGAAGACCGAGGCGATGCTGTACGCCGCGCAGAACATCCGCGCGAATTCCGTGCATCCTGGCTTTATCCGCACACCGCTGCTGGAAGAGGCGTTCGAAAAGCTCGGTGACCCGGAGCAGATCTTCGCGCATATGAAAACGCTCGTACCGCTCGCGAAGATCGGCGACCCACAGGATATCGCGGCGGGCATTCTGTATCTGGTGTCGCCGGCCGGCCGCTATGTGACCGGCACGGAACTGGTGATCGACGGCGGCTACACCGCGCGCTAG
- a CDS encoding transferase hexapeptide repeat family protein, with product MALYEFNGKRPRVDPSAYVHPSAVLIGDVTVGACCYIGPHASLRGDFGAVVVERGSNVQDSCVLHTGVANACRLGVDSHVGHSAIVHGATLEPSTMVGMHAVVMDGVVLGATSIVAACAFVKKDWRVPAGVLVAGVPGRVVRTLSDDEIVAKSSGTRIYQQLAADCLRTMRSV from the coding sequence GTGGCGCTCTACGAGTTCAACGGCAAGCGGCCGCGCGTCGATCCGTCAGCGTACGTGCATCCGAGCGCCGTGCTGATCGGCGACGTGACGGTGGGCGCCTGCTGTTACATCGGGCCGCATGCGAGCTTGCGTGGGGATTTCGGTGCGGTGGTGGTGGAGCGTGGCAGCAACGTGCAGGATAGTTGTGTGCTGCACACCGGCGTGGCGAACGCTTGCCGGCTCGGCGTCGACAGTCACGTCGGGCACAGCGCGATCGTTCACGGCGCGACGCTGGAACCGAGCACGATGGTCGGCATGCACGCCGTTGTGATGGACGGCGTCGTGCTCGGCGCGACGAGCATCGTGGCCGCTTGTGCGTTCGTCAAGAAGGATTGGCGGGTGCCGGCGGGCGTGCTGGTGGCTGGGGTGCCGGGGCGAGTGGTGCGTACCCTGAGCGATGACGAGATCGTGGCGAAATCGTCCGGCACCCGGATTTACCAGCAACTCGCGGCAGATTGC
- a CDS encoding nuclear transport factor 2 family protein yields the protein MNASENMKARLVDYIEAFNAADAARVVALFADNASVEDPVGTPLKEGRSEIETFYTYATSVGARLELMAPPRGSHGNSASISFRVHIAGQDGRPAYIDVTDVMDFDAAGKIVRMRAYWGADDYHVLAAAS from the coding sequence ATGAACGCCAGCGAAAACATGAAAGCGCGCCTCGTCGACTATATCGAGGCATTCAATGCGGCCGATGCCGCCCGCGTCGTCGCGCTGTTCGCCGACAATGCGAGCGTCGAAGATCCGGTCGGCACGCCCTTGAAAGAAGGCCGGAGCGAGATCGAAACGTTCTATACCTACGCGACCTCCGTGGGCGCCCGGCTCGAACTGATGGCGCCGCCGCGCGGCTCGCACGGCAATAGCGCGTCGATCAGCTTTCGCGTGCATATCGCGGGGCAGGACGGCCGGCCCGCATACATCGACGTGACCGACGTGATGGACTTCGACGCCGCCGGCAAGATCGTGCGCATGCGCGCCTACTGGGGCGCGGACGACTATCACGTGCTCGCGGCCGCGAGCTGA